One window of the Acidimicrobiia bacterium genome contains the following:
- a CDS encoding SRPBCC family protein: MLADPAQHPVIDGSGSVRAARPGVPTRLALGAKLSMDMRIGVPYRMTNEVVEFEEGRRIGWRHPARNVWRYELEPVERGTRVRESFDWSQGRGQLYLRLTKTPEKNPRSMERTLERLAALCEEPTRGPA; the protein is encoded by the coding sequence GTGCTGGCCGACCCGGCCCAGCACCCGGTCATCGACGGCTCCGGGTCGGTGCGGGCGGCACGGCCGGGCGTCCCGACGCGCCTCGCGCTCGGTGCGAAGTTGTCCATGGATATGCGGATTGGCGTCCCGTACCGGATGACGAACGAGGTGGTGGAGTTCGAGGAGGGGCGCCGCATCGGCTGGCGCCACCCCGCGCGCAACGTCTGGCGCTACGAGCTCGAGCCGGTCGAGCGCGGGACGCGCGTGCGGGAGTCGTTCGACTGGTCGCAGGGGCGCGGTCAGCTGTACTTGCGACTGACCAAGACCCCCGAGAAGAACCCTCGCAGCATGGAGCGAACCCTCGAGCGCCTCGCTGCGCTGTGCGAAGAGCCGACCCGCGGCCCTGCCTAG
- a CDS encoding dimethylmenaquinone methyltransferase: protein MPAPADPATALLELGAATLGESGGLPMRARIRPAWPGARVAAPAYPVRCTAGDNLAVHVAVVAAPPGSTLVVDVGDQPERGYWGEVLTTAAEARGLTGLVIDGCVRDTAALAAHAFPVFAVGAALPGATKVRPGLVGASAVVGGVEVGAGDWIVGDDDGVTVIPADRLETVVTAGAARAEKEARLFAELRAGATTLTLLGLDPSPIEGGDA from the coding sequence ATGCCTGCCCCCGCTGACCCCGCCACCGCGCTGCTCGAGTTGGGCGCGGCCACGCTCGGCGAGTCCGGCGGCCTCCCCATGCGGGCGCGCATCCGGCCGGCGTGGCCTGGCGCCCGCGTCGCCGCCCCCGCGTACCCAGTGCGGTGCACCGCGGGCGACAACCTGGCGGTGCACGTCGCCGTCGTGGCCGCGCCGCCGGGGTCGACGCTCGTCGTCGACGTCGGCGATCAGCCCGAGCGTGGGTACTGGGGCGAGGTGCTCACGACGGCTGCGGAGGCCCGCGGGCTCACCGGACTCGTCATCGACGGCTGTGTCCGTGACACGGCCGCGCTCGCCGCGCACGCTTTTCCCGTGTTCGCCGTGGGCGCGGCCTTGCCCGGGGCCACGAAGGTCCGGCCTGGGCTCGTGGGTGCCAGCGCGGTGGTGGGTGGCGTCGAGGTCGGGGCCGGCGACTGGATCGTCGGTGACGACGACGGGGTCACCGTGATACCGGCGGACCGCCTCGAGACGGTCGTCACCGCGGGCGCGGCGCGAGCCGAGAAGGAGGCTCGGCTGTTCGCCGAGCTGCGGGCCGGCGCCACCACGCTCACGCTCCTCGGCCTCGACCCCTCGCCGATCGAGGGCGGCGACGCCTAG